In Silene latifolia isolate original U9 population chromosome 3, ASM4854445v1, whole genome shotgun sequence, a single window of DNA contains:
- the LOC141649111 gene encoding uncharacterized protein LOC141649111 has protein sequence MKDILTRKRSFNEVETIAFTEECSALLQSKSSPKLKDPGSFSIPCTIGTHVIDKALYDLGASVSVMPYSVCKKLNMGHLKVTNMTLQMADRTVKRPLGILEDVPVNIGKFFIHVDFIVLDMGEDIQILIILGRPFLNTAGAIIDVKQGRLTLEVGDDKVTFNLASTLANPTIEDTCSAVDIVDESMFDYWTGSLLGDALDALIALDDFAEDVQVDYKTMKAALKGKEFTIEKGETVNAIMETSYAAEEKMSERKPVPSHLKYVFLDDSEQYPVILNAKLDNNQLSSLLVVLKKNKKALGYS, from the coding sequence atgaaagatattttgacccGTAAGAGGAGCTTTAATGAAGTGGAGACCATTGCTTTTacagaagagtgtagtgcactcctaCAAAGTAAGTCTTCACCCAAATTGAAAGATCCAggtagtttctcaattccctGTACAATAGGCACTCATGTAATAGATAAAGCTTTATATGATTtgggtgccagtgtcagtgtcatgccctattcagTTTGCAAGAAACTAAACATGGGGCATCTTAAAGTTACCAACATGACCCTACAAATGGCTGACCGAACAGTTAAGCGACCTTTAGGTATATTAGAGGATGTCCCTGTTAATATAGGTAAATTTTTTATACATGTTGATTTCATTGTGTTAGATATGGGTGAAGATATTCAAATTCTTATAatcttgggtaggccatttttgaatACTGCAGgggctattattgatgtcaaacagggACGTTTGACTCTCGAGGTAGGGGATGATAAGGTGACTTTTAATTTGGCTAGCACGCTGGCTAATCCTacgatagaggatacatgttctGCTGTAGACATTGTAGATGAATCTATGTTTGATTATTGGACGGGATCCCTTCTTGGGGACGCGTTAGACGCTTTGATAGCTCTTGATGATTTTGCAGAGGATGTACAGGTTGATTACAAGACGATGAAAGCTGCTCTAAAAGGTAAAGAGTTCACTATTGAGAAAGGTGAGACGGTAAACGCCATTATGGAAACCTCTTATGCTGCTGAGGAAAAGATGTCAGAGCGTAAACCtgttccttctcatcttaaatatgtgttTTTAGATGATTCTGAGCAATATCCTGTTATTCTTAATGCTAAACTTGACAATAACCAACTTTCTTCTTTGTTGGTCGTTcttaagaaaaacaagaaagctCTAGGATACAGTTAG